The proteins below are encoded in one region of Streptomyces marianii:
- a CDS encoding IS30 family transposase → MVRRQQGADRAIRPKLRSPGHPKFQRHIEAAFWDEIAKGLLAEEAAGVIRVAPAVATRWFRQHGGMRPFDPKPNSGRYLSFSEREEIALLNAQGMGVREIARQVGRDPGTISRELRRNAATRGGKLDYRASVAQWKSDMAARRPKTSKLVANPRLHAYVQKRLSGEISTPDGRAIAGPATATWTGRNKPHRKDRAWVQAWSPEQIANRIKFDFPHDESMRISHEAIYQALYIQGRGALKRELILCLRTGRALRAPRARSRRKTWAHVTPEALISERPAEVEDRAVPGHWEGDLIIGLERSAIGTVVERSTRFTMLVHLPREEGYRHKQSVKNGPALAGYGAITMKTALANTMSTLPEQLARSLTWDRGKEMSAHAQFRVETGIPVFFADPHSPWQRGTNENTNGLLRQYFPKGTDLSRWSAEEIEAVAHTLNSRPRKTLGWKTPAEAFNEQLQLLQQAGVATTG, encoded by the coding sequence ATGGTTCGTCGTCAGCAGGGAGCCGATCGGGCGATACGGCCAAAGTTGAGGTCTCCGGGGCATCCGAAATTTCAGCGTCATATCGAAGCAGCGTTCTGGGATGAAATCGCCAAAGGTCTGCTCGCGGAGGAAGCGGCCGGGGTTATCCGCGTGGCGCCGGCGGTGGCCACGCGCTGGTTTCGGCAGCATGGCGGCATGCGACCGTTCGATCCGAAGCCGAATTCGGGCAGGTACCTGTCGTTCTCTGAGCGGGAGGAGATCGCGCTCCTCAACGCCCAAGGCATGGGCGTTCGTGAAATCGCTCGGCAAGTCGGCCGTGATCCGGGGACGATTTCCCGCGAGTTGCGGCGCAACGCGGCCACGAGGGGCGGGAAGCTCGATTACCGGGCCTCGGTCGCGCAATGGAAATCGGACATGGCCGCCCGCCGGCCGAAGACATCGAAGCTGGTCGCCAATCCGCGGTTGCACGCATACGTCCAGAAGCGGCTGTCCGGAGAGATCAGCACGCCTGACGGCAGGGCAATCGCAGGACCTGCGACAGCCACGTGGACGGGGCGGAACAAGCCGCACCGCAAGGACCGCGCGTGGGTGCAGGCGTGGAGTCCGGAGCAGATCGCGAACCGGATCAAGTTTGATTTCCCGCATGATGAGTCCATGCGCATCAGCCACGAGGCGATCTACCAGGCGCTCTACATTCAGGGCCGCGGGGCGCTGAAGCGAGAGCTGATCTTGTGCCTACGCACGGGCCGCGCACTGCGTGCCCCGCGCGCTCGTTCGCGCCGCAAGACCTGGGCGCACGTGACACCCGAAGCGCTGATCAGTGAACGACCTGCCGAAGTCGAGGACCGTGCCGTTCCTGGCCACTGGGAAGGCGACCTGATCATCGGGCTGGAGCGGTCCGCGATCGGCACTGTCGTCGAGCGGTCAACTCGATTCACGATGCTGGTTCACCTGCCGCGCGAGGAAGGCTACCGGCACAAGCAATCGGTCAAGAATGGTCCTGCGCTGGCCGGTTATGGGGCGATCACGATGAAGACCGCCCTCGCCAATACGATGTCGACGCTGCCCGAACAGCTCGCACGGTCTCTGACCTGGGACCGCGGCAAGGAGATGTCGGCCCATGCGCAATTCAGAGTCGAGACGGGCATTCCCGTGTTCTTCGCCGATCCGCATAGTCCGTGGCAGCGTGGCACGAACGAGAACACCAACGGGCTCTTGCGCCAGTACTTCCCGAAAGGCACCGATCTCTCGAGATGGTCCGCCGAGGAAATCGAGGCCGTCGCTCACACTCTCAACAGCAGACCCCGCAAGACGCTCGGTTGGAAGACACCCGCCGAGGCGTTCAACGAGCAGCTACAGTTGCTTCAACAAGCTGGTGTTGCAACGACCGGTTGA
- a CDS encoding NUDIX hydrolase: MTHPPPPRTAALRPVLIDPPRRRFLLHPAVINGRACWSVPMVRMRPGDTCRRAAVRHLRRNLGLPPLRIAPVIGRIRATGADGPERFVVLVAPALAWPADVRVLLHPDARWWTVAQIRASQTPLDPPPLIDLIDGYWDGWLPDGPITLGD; the protein is encoded by the coding sequence GTGACCCACCCGCCACCACCCCGCACCGCGGCTCTGCGCCCGGTCCTCATCGACCCGCCCAGGCGCCGGTTCCTGCTGCACCCCGCCGTCATCAACGGCCGGGCCTGCTGGAGCGTCCCCATGGTCCGGATGCGACCCGGCGACACCTGCCGTCGCGCAGCCGTCCGCCACCTGCGCCGAAACCTCGGCCTGCCGCCGTTGCGTATCGCTCCCGTCATCGGCCGCATCCGGGCCACCGGCGCGGACGGCCCGGAGCGGTTCGTGGTCTTGGTCGCGCCCGCCCTGGCCTGGCCGGCCGACGTCCGAGTTCTGCTCCATCCCGACGCTCGCTGGTGGACGGTCGCACAGATCCGCGCCAGCCAAACGCCGCTCGACCCGCCGCCGCTCATCGACCTGATCGACGGCTACTGGGACGGATGGCTGCCGGACGGACCGATCACCCTCGGCGACTGA
- a CDS encoding NB-ARC domain-containing protein: protein MFVNRSMPLRVLDEWLAADDPTAGNIWLVHGMPGIGKTTTVLAWARQARDRFPDGQLFVHFPALRDQVGADVSEAVATCLRALGVGGEFLPDSLAARAELFRAVSADRRLLLVLDNVACPAQIRPLISRGSGSVVVATSRSRLGELVGDGARFLHLQPLSAEDGLALLADRCGQQLIEADRPAAVRLVELCGGVPLALQMVAALLRNGPKQTVNSLLSELESTAEWLQGIPPRYPAAPLADRAVGAALDLVYQQLPPPPPTRPGSTASWAGYPPERSACRQPRSPQILPRHRP, encoded by the coding sequence TTGTTTGTCAACCGCAGCATGCCGCTGCGGGTATTAGACGAGTGGCTTGCCGCCGACGATCCAACGGCCGGGAATATCTGGCTCGTTCACGGTATGCCCGGGATCGGCAAGACCACGACGGTGCTGGCGTGGGCCCGTCAGGCACGTGACCGATTCCCCGACGGTCAGCTCTTCGTGCACTTCCCAGCCCTGCGTGATCAAGTCGGCGCAGACGTGTCGGAGGCCGTGGCCACCTGTCTGCGGGCTCTGGGGGTGGGCGGAGAATTCCTGCCGGACTCGCTCGCCGCACGGGCAGAGCTGTTCCGGGCCGTCTCGGCAGACCGCCGGCTCCTTCTCGTACTCGACAACGTCGCCTGCCCGGCCCAGATCAGACCCCTGATCTCTCGGGGATCGGGCAGCGTCGTAGTCGCCACCAGCCGCAGCAGACTCGGCGAACTGGTCGGCGACGGAGCCCGGTTCCTTCACCTGCAGCCCCTGAGCGCCGAGGACGGACTGGCCCTCCTTGCCGATCGTTGCGGACAGCAACTCATCGAGGCCGACCGCCCTGCCGCCGTGCGCCTGGTGGAACTCTGCGGCGGCGTGCCTCTCGCGCTCCAGATGGTGGCGGCCCTGCTTCGCAACGGCCCGAAGCAGACCGTGAACTCGCTGCTGTCGGAGCTGGAGTCCACGGCCGAGTGGTTGCAGGGAATACCGCCGAGGTATCCGGCAGCGCCCTTGGCCGACCGTGCGGTCGGCGCCGCTCTCGACCTCGTCTACCAGCAGCTCCCCCCCCCCCCCCCGACGCGGCCCGGCTCTACCGCCTCATGGGCTGGCTACCCACCCGAACGTTCGGCATGCAGACAGCCGCGGTCGCCGCAGATCTTGCCACGACACAGACCGTGA
- a CDS encoding Mu transposase C-terminal domain-containing protein, which yields MSLPPLAGTDTENRDRRLLFAVDLDTQVLLAAVVHDASRPVDGSALLARIWLPADLRADWPSGRTAPVSQPVEQLPPLIRPQVLLIEQSVALSARGLTDTCRRHGIKLQRTATVGPQAKAMVERMGARLSSRFSDFAEATARDANQAAGRPTDRLQELLDLWSRTVWPHQEEPTVQRDFRIQGGLPAGLRRYAGLVTRAGWVPTPPPPSVFVELLSSARRKVGPAGVYLRGRRYSGPGLDELHGPLPASAAFQERQVRYDPFDARRVWVSAGDQRWIALTTAPGTQPSPLPPTTELTVNALVSLHHSPARPAPADMVISPSATVPPPAPATPVPVDAPAQVRVAYHARLPLHTPDVLRSHPLSERDRLVRAGWA from the coding sequence TTGTCGCTGCCTCCGCTTGCGGGAACGGACACTGAAAATCGGGACAGGCGGCTGCTGTTCGCCGTCGACCTCGACACACAGGTGCTCCTGGCCGCGGTGGTACACGACGCATCCCGCCCGGTGGACGGTTCGGCGCTACTCGCCCGGATATGGCTGCCCGCAGACCTGCGGGCCGACTGGCCGTCCGGGCGGACCGCCCCCGTCTCACAGCCCGTCGAACAACTCCCACCACTGATACGGCCGCAAGTTCTGCTCATCGAGCAGTCCGTCGCCCTGTCCGCGCGGGGGCTGACGGACACCTGTCGCCGTCACGGCATCAAGCTGCAGCGCACGGCCACCGTAGGCCCTCAGGCGAAGGCCATGGTGGAGCGTATGGGAGCGCGGCTGAGCTCACGGTTTTCCGACTTCGCCGAGGCGACGGCCAGGGACGCAAACCAGGCTGCAGGGCGGCCGACGGACAGGCTGCAGGAACTCCTTGATCTCTGGTCCCGGACCGTATGGCCGCATCAGGAAGAACCCACTGTGCAAAGGGACTTCCGGATTCAGGGTGGTCTGCCGGCCGGTCTGCGCAGATACGCGGGCCTGGTCACACGGGCCGGATGGGTGCCCACCCCGCCGCCGCCGAGTGTCTTCGTGGAGCTGTTGTCCTCCGCCCGGCGCAAGGTGGGCCCTGCGGGTGTGTATCTGCGCGGTCGCCGCTACAGCGGCCCCGGTCTCGACGAGCTCCACGGGCCGTTGCCTGCGTCCGCTGCCTTTCAGGAGCGCCAGGTCCGCTACGACCCCTTCGACGCCCGCCGGGTGTGGGTGTCCGCCGGCGACCAGCGCTGGATCGCCCTCACCACCGCTCCGGGTACGCAGCCTTCACCATTGCCGCCGACGACGGAGCTCACGGTCAACGCCCTCGTCTCCCTGCACCACAGCCCAGCCCGGCCCGCCCCGGCCGACATGGTCATCTCGCCTTCTGCCACCGTGCCTCCACCAGCCCCGGCAACGCCAGTTCCGGTCGACGCACCCGCCCAGGTCAGGGTGGCCTACCATGCCCGACTGCCGCTGCACACGCCCGATGTACTGAGAAGCCATCCGCTTTCCGAACGTGATCGTTTGGTTCGGGCTGGGTGGGCATGA
- a CDS encoding IS5 family transposase, whose product MESNEPSPACDCLAHRFGNAADGPDRVPCYGSDLTEAEWQVIRPLLPVPAWLQGRGGRPEGYCHRVMLDAVRYVVDNGVKWVNLPCDFPPYRRVHAFARRWQVTGLLTELHDRLRDKVRQKEGRSSDPTAAIVDSQSLRAATNIPRSTSGWDGGKKVGGRKRHLVVDCLGLVLAVAVTAASVQDRDAAVPLLERLRTMYFSIRLVWADGGYAGRLVGWEAEKLQLTLEIVKRTDDTSGFVVLPRRWVVERTLSWLMRSRRLVRDYETLPAMHEAIVLWSMTMLMGSRLAGRRPGAFSRPTPRAR is encoded by the coding sequence GTGGAGTCCAACGAGCCGTCTCCGGCGTGTGACTGTCTCGCGCACAGGTTCGGCAACGCGGCGGACGGACCGGACCGCGTCCCGTGTTACGGCTCCGACCTGACGGAGGCGGAATGGCAGGTCATCCGGCCGCTGCTGCCGGTCCCCGCGTGGCTTCAGGGGCGGGGCGGCAGACCGGAGGGCTATTGCCACCGCGTCATGCTTGATGCGGTCCGCTATGTCGTCGACAACGGCGTCAAGTGGGTCAACCTGCCCTGTGACTTCCCGCCGTACCGACGAGTGCACGCGTTCGCCCGACGCTGGCAGGTGACGGGCCTGCTCACCGAGCTCCACGACCGGCTGCGCGACAAGGTCCGCCAGAAGGAAGGCCGTTCGTCGGACCCGACGGCCGCCATCGTGGACTCGCAGTCACTGCGGGCGGCGACGAACATCCCGCGCTCGACGTCCGGGTGGGACGGCGGGAAGAAGGTGGGCGGCCGCAAGCGGCACCTGGTCGTGGACTGCCTCGGCCTGGTCCTGGCCGTTGCGGTGACCGCGGCAAGCGTGCAGGACCGCGACGCCGCCGTCCCGCTGCTCGAGCGGCTGCGCACCATGTACTTCTCCATCCGCCTCGTCTGGGCGGACGGCGGTTATGCGGGTCGGCTCGTCGGCTGGGAAGCCGAGAAACTCCAGCTCACCCTTGAGATCGTCAAACGCACCGACGACACCAGCGGGTTCGTGGTGCTGCCGCGCAGGTGGGTCGTGGAGCGCACCCTGAGCTGGCTGATGCGCTCGCGCCGCCTGGTGCGTGACTACGAGACACTGCCCGCCATGCACGAGGCCATAGTGCTGTGGTCCATGACCATGCTCATGGGCAGCCGCCTGGCCGGGCGCCGGCCAGGCGCCTTCAGCCGGCCGACGCCGCGAGCGAGGTGA
- a CDS encoding SMI1/KNR4 family protein, producing MNLLREHAPADHADLPGPATEQMLRAAEARMGIALPGDLRAWLLQNNLDLPEEEVEDPGYVGFAGFAGFPDEGSFFLGIRAIEWLHGNHPMPWRAEWIPIVSDQDSWTGLFLDARDGRIGKWFVGENIATGTYASLADYFDSVAGVLQRIADGTHPYGSFTEGRLVWS from the coding sequence ATGAATCTCCTCCGGGAGCATGCTCCGGCCGATCACGCGGATCTGCCCGGACCGGCTACGGAGCAGATGCTCCGGGCCGCCGAGGCACGTATGGGCATCGCTCTGCCCGGGGATCTTCGGGCCTGGCTGCTGCAGAACAACCTGGATCTCCCCGAAGAGGAGGTCGAGGATCCGGGCTACGTCGGGTTCGCCGGATTCGCCGGTTTCCCGGACGAGGGGAGCTTCTTCCTCGGCATCCGCGCGATCGAGTGGCTGCACGGGAACCATCCCATGCCCTGGCGCGCGGAGTGGATCCCGATCGTGTCCGATCAGGACAGCTGGACGGGCCTCTTCCTCGATGCCCGGGACGGACGTATCGGCAAGTGGTTCGTGGGCGAGAACATCGCCACCGGCACGTACGCATCCCTGGCGGACTACTTCGACTCGGTGGCCGGAGTGCTCCAGCGGATCGCCGACGGGACCCACCCCTACGGCTCCTTCACGGAAGGACGCCTCGTCTGGTCGTGA